One Paenarthrobacter aurescens TC1 DNA window includes the following coding sequences:
- a CDS encoding L-rhamnose 1-epimerase (identified by match to protein family HMM PF05336), translating into MRVCFRSSVQPELMAEYKQRHAAVWPEMLAALKNAGWNNYSLFLAPDGQLIGYLECEDYEAAQARMAVTEVNARWQAEMATLFANSDVLPDQGFEVVEEVFNLEDQLAAADDATAAATTHIDKDPAHEYQKEQA; encoded by the coding sequence ATGAGGGTTTGTTTCCGCTCTTCAGTCCAACCGGAACTGATGGCCGAGTACAAGCAGCGCCACGCCGCCGTATGGCCGGAGATGCTGGCCGCACTGAAGAACGCCGGGTGGAACAACTACTCACTGTTCCTCGCTCCGGATGGCCAATTGATCGGCTACCTGGAATGCGAAGACTACGAGGCAGCGCAGGCCCGCATGGCCGTGACAGAGGTCAACGCCCGCTGGCAGGCCGAGATGGCCACCCTCTTCGCGAACAGCGATGTCCTTCCGGACCAAGGTTTTGAGGTGGTCGAGGAAGTTTTCAACCTCGAAGACCAACTTGCTGCGGCGGACGACGCCACAGCCGCCGCCACCACACACATAGACAAAGACCCCGCCCACGAGTACCAAAAGGAACAAGCATGA
- the araA gene encoding L-arabinose isomerase (identified by match to protein family HMM PF02610) — protein MPSATSNPANNTSLEQYEVWFLTGSQHLYGEDVLKQVAAQSQEIANALNANSNVPVKLVWKPVLTDSDAIRRTALEANADDSVIGVTAWMHTFSPAKMWIQGLDALRKPLLHLHTQANRDLPWADIDFDFMNLNQAAHGDREFGYIQSRLGVPRKTVVGHVSNPEVARQVGAWQRASAGWAAVRTLKLTRFGDNMRNVAVTEGDKTEAELRFGVSVNTWSVNELADAVHGAAESDVDSLVAEYERLYEVVPELKKGGARHESLRYSAKIELGLRSFLEANGSAAFTTSFEDLGALRQLPGMAVQRLMADGYGFGAEGDWKTAILVRAAKVMGGDLPGGASLMEDYTYHLEPGSEKILGAHMLEVCPSLTAKKPRVEIHPLGIGGKEDPVRMVFDTDAGPGVVVALSDMRDRFRLVANVVDVVDLDQPLPNLPVARALWEPKPNFATSAAAWLTAGAAHHTVLSTQVGLDVFEDFAEIAKTELLTIDEDTTIKQFKKELNWNAAYYKLAGGL, from the coding sequence ATGCCCAGCGCCACCAGTAATCCCGCTAACAACACCTCCCTCGAGCAGTACGAGGTGTGGTTCCTCACCGGCAGCCAGCACCTTTACGGCGAAGACGTCCTTAAGCAGGTAGCAGCGCAGTCACAGGAGATTGCCAACGCCCTCAATGCCAACAGCAACGTTCCGGTCAAGCTCGTGTGGAAGCCGGTCCTCACCGATTCCGATGCCATCCGCCGCACAGCACTCGAAGCAAACGCGGACGATTCCGTGATCGGCGTGACCGCTTGGATGCACACGTTCAGCCCCGCCAAGATGTGGATCCAGGGCCTGGACGCCTTGCGCAAGCCCTTGCTTCACCTGCACACGCAAGCCAACAGGGACCTTCCCTGGGCCGACATCGACTTCGACTTCATGAACCTCAACCAGGCAGCCCACGGCGACCGCGAGTTCGGGTATATCCAGTCGCGCCTCGGTGTGCCGCGGAAGACCGTCGTCGGACATGTCAGCAACCCTGAGGTTGCCCGCCAGGTTGGTGCGTGGCAGCGCGCCTCGGCTGGTTGGGCCGCCGTCCGCACACTGAAGTTGACCCGTTTCGGCGACAACATGCGCAACGTCGCCGTCACCGAAGGCGACAAGACCGAAGCCGAGCTTCGCTTCGGCGTCTCGGTGAACACCTGGTCCGTCAACGAGCTCGCTGACGCTGTCCACGGCGCGGCAGAGTCCGACGTCGACTCCTTGGTTGCCGAGTACGAGCGGCTTTACGAGGTGGTCCCCGAACTTAAGAAGGGCGGCGCCCGCCACGAGTCGCTGCGCTACAGCGCCAAGATCGAACTGGGTCTCCGCAGCTTCCTGGAGGCCAACGGTTCCGCAGCTTTCACAACCTCGTTCGAGGACCTGGGGGCGCTGCGTCAACTCCCAGGCATGGCGGTCCAGCGTCTCATGGCTGACGGTTATGGCTTCGGCGCCGAGGGCGACTGGAAGACCGCCATCCTGGTTCGCGCGGCGAAAGTCATGGGCGGGGACCTGCCCGGCGGTGCCTCACTCATGGAGGACTACACGTACCACCTGGAACCGGGAAGTGAGAAGATCCTGGGCGCGCACATGCTGGAGGTCTGCCCGTCATTGACCGCCAAGAAGCCGCGCGTTGAGATCCACCCGCTGGGCATCGGCGGCAAGGAAGACCCCGTCCGCATGGTGTTCGACACCGACGCCGGTCCCGGCGTCGTGGTGGCGTTGTCCGATATGCGGGATCGCTTCCGTCTGGTGGCGAACGTGGTGGACGTCGTGGATCTTGACCAGCCGCTGCCCAACTTGCCGGTTGCCCGCGCACTCTGGGAGCCCAAACCCAACTTCGCTACCTCCGCCGCCGCGTGGCTCACCGCCGGCGCCGCGCACCACACGGTATTGTCCACGCAGGTGGGTCTGGACGTGTTCGAGGACTTCGCCGAAATCGCCAAGACCGAACTTCTCACCATCGATGAGGACACCACCATCAAGCAGTTCAAGAAGGAACTCAACTGGAACGCGGCCTACTACAAGCTGGCCGGCGGCCTGTGA
- the rhaD gene encoding rhamnulose-1-phosphate aldolase/alcohol dehydrogenase (identified by match to protein family HMM PF00106; match to protein family HMM PF00596; match to protein family HMM TIGR02632) — MTTNKTVEELISRSNRLGADKRNTNFAGGNTSAKGTEKDPVTGQDVELLWVKGSGGDLGTLKAENLAVLRLDRLQALKDVYPGVEREDEMVAAFDYCLHGKGGAAPSIDTAMHGFVDAAHVDHLHPDSGIAIATAVDGEALTSKVFGDKVVWVPWRRPGFQLGLDIAAIKEANPQAIGTILGGHGITAWGATSEEAEANSLWIIDQAENYIKDNGKAEPFGATLPGYSALPEAERRAKAAALAPVIRGLASTDKPQLGHFSDDAVVLEFLAAEEHPRLGALGTSCPDHFLRTKVKPLVLDRPADASIEDSVARLKELHAAYREDYQAYYDRHADENSPALRGADPAIVLIPGVGMFSFGKDKQTARVAGEFYINAINVMRGAEAISTYAPIEESEKFRIEYWALEEAKLARMPKPKSHATRIALVTGAASGIGKAIATRLASDGACVVIADLNLENAQKVAEELGGSDVAIGVQADVTDEAQIAAAVQEAVLAFGGLDLVVNNAGLSISKPLLETTEKDWDLQHNVMAKGSFLVSKAAAKVMIDQGMGGDIIYISSKNSVFAGPNNIAYSATKADQAHQVRLLAAELGEHGVRVNGINPDGVVRGSGIFAGGWGAKRAAVYGVDEQELGKYYAQRTLLKREVLPEHVANAASVLTSNELSHTTGLHIPVDAGVAAAFLR; from the coding sequence ATGACCACGAATAAGACTGTTGAAGAACTGATCAGCCGTTCCAACCGCCTCGGTGCGGATAAGCGGAACACCAACTTCGCCGGCGGCAACACCTCCGCAAAGGGCACCGAGAAGGATCCGGTGACGGGTCAGGACGTTGAACTCCTGTGGGTCAAGGGCTCCGGCGGAGACCTCGGCACGCTGAAGGCTGAGAACCTTGCAGTACTTCGGCTGGACCGGCTGCAGGCACTCAAGGATGTTTACCCCGGCGTCGAGCGTGAAGACGAAATGGTGGCCGCCTTTGATTACTGCCTGCACGGAAAGGGCGGCGCTGCACCGTCGATCGATACCGCCATGCATGGTTTCGTTGATGCTGCCCATGTTGACCACCTGCACCCGGACTCGGGCATCGCGATCGCCACCGCAGTGGACGGCGAAGCCCTGACGTCCAAGGTCTTCGGCGACAAGGTCGTGTGGGTTCCGTGGCGTCGCCCTGGTTTCCAGCTGGGCCTGGACATCGCGGCGATCAAGGAAGCCAACCCGCAGGCCATCGGCACCATTCTGGGCGGCCACGGCATCACCGCGTGGGGCGCCACCAGCGAAGAGGCCGAGGCCAACTCGTTGTGGATCATCGATCAGGCCGAGAACTACATCAAGGACAATGGCAAGGCCGAGCCCTTCGGCGCCACGCTTCCCGGCTACAGCGCCCTCCCCGAGGCCGAGCGCAGAGCCAAGGCGGCCGCCCTCGCTCCCGTGATCCGCGGCCTGGCGTCCACGGACAAACCGCAGCTGGGGCACTTCAGCGATGACGCCGTCGTTCTTGAATTCCTCGCCGCGGAAGAGCACCCGCGCCTCGGTGCGCTGGGCACGTCCTGCCCGGACCACTTCCTGCGGACCAAGGTCAAGCCGCTGGTCCTGGACCGGCCGGCCGATGCCTCGATCGAAGACTCCGTGGCCCGGCTCAAGGAACTGCACGCGGCCTACCGCGAGGACTACCAGGCGTACTATGACCGTCACGCTGACGAGAACAGCCCGGCCCTCCGTGGCGCGGACCCGGCCATCGTGCTGATCCCCGGCGTGGGCATGTTCTCCTTCGGCAAGGACAAGCAGACCGCACGCGTGGCCGGCGAGTTCTACATCAACGCCATCAACGTGATGCGCGGCGCGGAGGCGATCTCCACGTACGCCCCGATCGAGGAATCCGAGAAATTCCGCATCGAGTACTGGGCTCTGGAGGAAGCCAAGCTCGCCCGCATGCCCAAGCCCAAGTCCCACGCCACCCGCATCGCGCTGGTGACCGGTGCGGCGTCCGGCATTGGCAAGGCGATCGCCACCCGTTTGGCGTCCGACGGCGCGTGCGTGGTCATTGCCGACCTGAACCTTGAGAATGCACAGAAGGTTGCCGAGGAACTGGGCGGTTCCGACGTCGCCATCGGCGTCCAGGCGGACGTGACCGATGAAGCGCAGATCGCTGCCGCGGTTCAGGAGGCCGTGCTCGCCTTCGGTGGCCTGGACCTTGTGGTCAACAACGCCGGCCTGTCCATCTCCAAGCCGCTGCTGGAAACCACCGAGAAGGACTGGGACCTGCAGCACAACGTCATGGCCAAGGGCTCGTTCCTGGTCTCCAAGGCCGCAGCCAAGGTCATGATCGATCAGGGCATGGGCGGAGACATCATTTACATCTCCTCCAAGAACTCCGTGTTCGCCGGCCCCAACAACATCGCCTACTCCGCTACCAAGGCAGACCAGGCCCACCAAGTGCGACTGCTCGCCGCCGAACTGGGCGAGCACGGTGTCCGCGTCAACGGCATCAACCCCGACGGCGTGGTCCGAGGCTCCGGCATCTTCGCCGGCGGCTGGGGCGCCAAGCGTGCCGCCGTGTACGGCGTGGACGAGCAGGAACTGGGCAAGTACTACGCCCAGCGCACGCTCCTCAAGCGCGAAGTCCTCCCGGAGCACGTGGCCAATGCCGCGTCCGTGCTCACCAGCAACGAGCTCTCCCACACCACCGGCCTCCACATCCCTGTGGACGCGGGCGTGGCAGCAGCCTTCCTGCGCTAG
- the panD gene encoding aspartate 1-decarboxylase (identified by match to protein family HMM PF02261; match to protein family HMM TIGR00223), whose product MIRTMFKSKIHRATVTHADLHYVGSVTVDLDLLDAADILPGELVSIVDVTNGARLETYTIAGERGSGVIGINGAAAHLVHVDDTVILITYAEMTTEEARTYEPRVVHVGKDNKILQLGNDPAEGHTPGLMRPPHALSNAAHLS is encoded by the coding sequence ATGATCCGCACAATGTTCAAGTCCAAGATTCACCGCGCTACGGTGACCCACGCCGACCTCCACTACGTCGGTTCGGTCACTGTCGACCTGGACCTCCTGGACGCGGCCGACATCCTTCCCGGCGAGCTCGTCTCCATTGTTGACGTGACCAACGGCGCCCGGCTGGAGACGTACACCATTGCCGGCGAGCGCGGTTCAGGCGTGATCGGGATCAACGGCGCGGCCGCCCATCTGGTACATGTGGATGACACGGTCATCCTCATTACCTACGCAGAAATGACCACGGAAGAGGCCCGGACATACGAGCCCAGGGTGGTCCACGTGGGCAAGGACAACAAGATCCTGCAGCTCGGCAACGACCCCGCTGAGGGCCACACTCCCGGGCTCATGCGCCCTCCGCACGCACTCAGTAACGCGGCGCACCTCAGCTAA
- the rhaB gene encoding rhamnulokinase (identified by match to protein family HMM PF00370) encodes MCAPADINAVFAAIDIGASSGRVMLGRVSPSTGVSLETIHRFPNGVVELDGGLHWDFDALFAEVLKGLTAAASVAATNGERIVSVGIDTWAVDYGLVNKAGELTAQPYSYRDERSRATVGRVHAVISPEKLYATTGLQYLQFNTLYQLAAEPNLDGVQALLIPDLIAFLLTGERRTEATNASTTGLFDAVKGEWATGFLDALGLPRSIFPPLIQPGETVGTLLPAILKQTGLPADATVVAVGSHDTASAVAAVPADGDDFAYISSGTWSLVGVELDAAVLTEASRSANFTNERGVDGTIRYLRNVGGLWLLSECQRYWAAQGLSQSLPALLEAAAALPAGGPQINADDPAFTAPDNMPDRIRAAVRNTGALLPDRPAAVVRCIMDSLAAGYARTLADAERLTGRSTSVVHIVGGGSQNRLLCQLTADATGKSVIAGPVEATAQGNVLAQARAAGVVAGGLSELRALVAAGTQLVRYEFRDAFASQSGGS; translated from the coding sequence GTGTGCGCTCCCGCAGACATCAACGCGGTGTTCGCCGCCATCGACATCGGAGCCTCCTCCGGCCGCGTCATGCTCGGCCGCGTCTCCCCCTCCACAGGCGTCTCCCTCGAGACGATCCACCGCTTTCCCAACGGAGTAGTGGAGCTCGACGGCGGCCTCCACTGGGATTTTGACGCCCTGTTCGCCGAGGTGCTCAAGGGACTCACGGCGGCCGCTTCCGTGGCGGCCACGAACGGCGAGCGCATCGTGAGCGTCGGCATCGACACCTGGGCAGTGGACTACGGCCTGGTGAACAAAGCCGGCGAACTCACCGCGCAACCCTACAGTTACCGGGACGAGCGCAGCCGGGCCACGGTGGGACGGGTCCATGCGGTCATTTCCCCGGAGAAGTTGTATGCCACCACCGGCTTGCAGTACTTGCAGTTCAACACTTTGTACCAGCTGGCGGCGGAGCCAAACCTGGACGGGGTACAGGCTCTCCTGATCCCGGACCTGATCGCGTTCCTACTCACGGGAGAGCGCCGGACCGAGGCTACCAACGCTTCCACCACGGGGCTCTTCGATGCCGTCAAGGGCGAGTGGGCCACCGGATTCTTGGATGCCTTGGGGCTCCCCCGGAGCATCTTCCCGCCGCTCATCCAGCCCGGCGAAACCGTGGGCACACTGTTGCCGGCGATCCTGAAGCAGACGGGCTTGCCCGCGGATGCCACGGTGGTGGCCGTGGGTTCCCATGACACAGCATCAGCCGTGGCGGCCGTCCCCGCTGACGGAGACGACTTCGCCTACATCTCCTCCGGTACCTGGTCCCTGGTGGGCGTGGAGTTGGACGCCGCAGTGCTGACCGAAGCGAGCCGTAGCGCCAACTTCACCAACGAACGCGGCGTGGACGGAACCATCCGCTATCTCCGCAACGTCGGCGGCCTGTGGTTGTTGAGCGAATGCCAGCGTTACTGGGCTGCCCAGGGATTGAGCCAATCGCTTCCGGCCTTGCTTGAGGCCGCTGCTGCTCTTCCTGCTGGCGGTCCGCAGATCAACGCCGATGATCCGGCCTTCACGGCACCCGACAACATGCCGGATCGTATCCGCGCAGCTGTGCGCAACACAGGTGCGCTGCTCCCGGACCGGCCTGCCGCCGTCGTGCGTTGCATCATGGACAGCCTTGCGGCCGGTTACGCCAGAACGCTGGCCGATGCCGAGCGGCTCACCGGTCGAAGCACCAGCGTGGTGCACATAGTTGGAGGCGGTTCCCAGAACCGGCTCCTGTGCCAGCTCACCGCAGACGCGACTGGCAAATCCGTGATCGCGGGACCTGTGGAAGCGACGGCGCAGGGCAACGTCCTGGCGCAGGCGCGTGCTGCGGGTGTAGTCGCGGGTGGCCTAAGTGAGCTGCGCGCGCTCGTTGCGGCGGGAACGCAACTGGTGCGGTACGAATTTAGGGATGCTTTCGCGTCACAATCAGGAGGATCCTAG
- a CDS encoding putative aldose-1-epimerase (identified by match to protein family HMM PF01263) codes for MSTEFTLSAGGYTAVVTARAAALRVLQFEGRDLIVPFPEGGPIPDYRGVIAAPWPNRIADGTYSFDDVEHHVPINEPERATALHGLAFPLDWVLKESDAGSLTLTCTVGPTAGYPFVLELSARFMLDEAGLHTQVMARNAADVAAPYGVCPHPYLVAGTSPLNEWVLEFAADSFLEVTPDRLLPVGVVGVEGHAFDFRNARAIGSTEIDHAFTGIAFDGGLARLALRDPAGTGVGMSWDESCPWLQIHTADKPAPIPSRIGLAVEPMTCPPDAFNSGTELIRLEAGASHTASWSIYAL; via the coding sequence GTGAGCACCGAATTCACGCTGAGCGCGGGCGGCTACACGGCAGTTGTCACCGCCCGCGCGGCCGCGCTGCGCGTCCTGCAGTTTGAAGGCCGGGACCTCATTGTCCCGTTTCCGGAGGGTGGACCGATCCCGGACTACCGTGGCGTTATCGCCGCGCCGTGGCCCAACAGGATCGCCGACGGCACGTACAGCTTCGACGACGTGGAGCACCACGTGCCGATCAACGAACCGGAGCGGGCCACGGCCTTGCACGGGCTCGCCTTCCCGCTCGATTGGGTCCTGAAAGAGTCCGACGCCGGTTCGCTCACCTTGACGTGCACGGTAGGACCCACGGCCGGATACCCTTTCGTGCTGGAGCTTTCGGCCCGGTTCATGCTGGACGAGGCCGGGCTGCACACGCAGGTGATGGCCAGGAACGCAGCCGATGTCGCTGCTCCCTACGGCGTCTGCCCGCACCCCTATCTCGTGGCGGGCACCTCGCCTCTGAATGAATGGGTCCTTGAGTTCGCTGCGGATTCATTCTTGGAAGTCACCCCGGACAGGCTGCTGCCAGTGGGCGTCGTGGGCGTGGAGGGCCACGCGTTCGACTTCCGCAATGCGCGGGCCATCGGCAGCACGGAAATCGATCACGCCTTCACGGGAATAGCGTTCGACGGCGGGCTGGCGCGGCTGGCGCTGAGGGACCCGGCGGGCACCGGCGTCGGAATGTCCTGGGACGAAAGCTGCCCTTGGCTGCAGATCCATACGGCCGACAAGCCGGCACCGATTCCGAGCCGCATTGGCCTGGCCGTGGAGCCCATGACGTGCCCGCCGGATGCCTTCAACAGCGGCACGGAGCTGATCCGGCTGGAAGCGGGCGCATCACACACGGCGTCCTGGAGCATATACGCCTTGTAG
- the rhaI gene encoding L-rhamnose isomerase (identified by match to protein family HMM TIGR02635): MNTTESALGRLGELAIEVPSWAYGNSGTRFKVFGTAGTPRTVQEKIADAAKVHELTGLAPTVALHIPWDKVDDYSALREYAAGLGVGLGTINSNTFQDDEYKFGSLTSSNESVRRRAIDHHLECIEIMHATGSKDLKIWLADGTNYPGQDDIRGRQDRLAESLQEIYAGLGDEQRLVLEYKFFEPAFYHTDVPDWGTSYAQTLALGEKAFVCLDTGHHAPGTNIEFIVMQLLRLGKLGSFDFNSRFYADDDLIVGAADPFQLFRIMHEVIRGGGFGKDSGVALMLDQCHNLEEKIPGQIRSVLNVQEMTARALLVDTAALSEAQRAGDVLAANGIFNDAFYTDVRPVLAEWRESRGLPADPMAAYKASGYQKKINEDRAGGQQAGWGA, from the coding sequence ATGAACACCACAGAATCGGCCCTGGGCCGTCTAGGGGAACTGGCCATTGAAGTGCCGTCCTGGGCCTACGGAAATTCCGGGACCCGGTTCAAGGTCTTCGGCACTGCAGGTACACCGCGCACCGTCCAGGAAAAGATCGCGGACGCCGCGAAGGTCCACGAGCTCACCGGCCTGGCCCCCACGGTCGCCTTGCACATCCCGTGGGACAAAGTGGACGACTACTCGGCCCTGCGCGAGTACGCCGCGGGTCTGGGTGTTGGGTTGGGCACCATCAACTCCAACACGTTCCAGGATGACGAGTACAAGTTCGGCTCGCTGACCTCGTCCAACGAGTCCGTGCGTCGCCGGGCCATTGATCACCACTTGGAGTGCATCGAGATCATGCACGCTACCGGTTCCAAGGACCTGAAGATCTGGCTGGCGGATGGCACCAATTACCCTGGCCAGGACGATATCCGCGGCCGCCAGGACCGCCTCGCCGAGTCCCTCCAGGAAATCTACGCAGGCCTCGGCGACGAGCAGCGCCTGGTCCTGGAGTACAAGTTCTTCGAGCCGGCTTTCTATCACACCGATGTTCCGGACTGGGGCACTTCCTACGCTCAGACCCTTGCCCTGGGTGAGAAGGCGTTCGTCTGCCTCGACACCGGACACCACGCCCCGGGCACCAACATCGAGTTCATCGTGATGCAGCTCCTGCGCCTGGGCAAGCTGGGTTCGTTCGACTTCAACTCCCGCTTCTACGCCGATGACGACCTGATTGTTGGCGCGGCCGATCCGTTCCAGCTGTTCCGCATCATGCACGAGGTCATCCGCGGCGGCGGTTTCGGCAAAGATTCCGGCGTCGCACTGATGCTGGACCAGTGCCACAACTTGGAAGAGAAGATCCCCGGCCAGATCCGCTCAGTGCTCAACGTCCAGGAAATGACGGCCCGCGCCCTGCTCGTGGACACCGCAGCACTCTCCGAAGCGCAGCGTGCCGGGGACGTTCTGGCCGCCAACGGCATCTTCAACGATGCCTTCTACACCGACGTCCGCCCGGTCCTGGCCGAGTGGCGCGAATCCCGCGGCCTCCCCGCCGACCCGATGGCCGCGTACAAGGCCAGCGGTTACCAGAAGAAGATCAACGAGGACCGCGCAGGCGGCCAGCAAGCCGGATGGGGCGCTTAA
- a CDS encoding transcriptional regulator, LacI family (identified by match to protein family HMM PF00532) has translation MSQTASIKDVATHAQVAVGTVSNVLNYPDRVSQRTKERVLKSIAELGFVRNDAARQLRAGQSRTIGLIVLDVGNPFFSSVARAAEDAATALGSVVLVGDSGQDASREAHYMDLFQEQRVQGLLISPVGDVRERIDTLRERGVPTVLVDELADTERCSSVSVDDEEGGYLAARHLLDLGRRRLAFVGTPSIRQVASRLKGAQRAVGEVSDASIEVLDSEGQTVLTGRKVGNKLVERDPAARPEAVFCSNDLLALGVMQSLTMLRTVRIPEDIALIGYDDIDFAISAVVPLSSIRQPTEALGRTAIELLAEEQDSGGTKHRAVVFTPELVVRQSTAGSPD, from the coding sequence ATGTCCCAGACAGCCAGCATCAAAGACGTTGCCACTCACGCCCAGGTAGCAGTGGGAACTGTTTCCAATGTGCTGAACTATCCGGACCGGGTTTCACAGAGGACCAAGGAACGCGTTCTCAAATCCATCGCTGAACTAGGCTTCGTCCGCAATGACGCCGCCCGCCAACTCCGTGCTGGCCAGAGCCGCACCATCGGCTTGATCGTGCTGGACGTTGGAAACCCGTTCTTCTCCTCCGTGGCTCGTGCCGCTGAAGATGCTGCCACGGCCCTTGGAAGCGTGGTGCTGGTGGGGGATAGCGGCCAAGACGCTTCCCGTGAAGCCCACTACATGGACCTGTTCCAGGAACAGCGCGTCCAGGGCCTGCTGATTTCTCCGGTAGGCGACGTCAGAGAACGGATCGATACCCTCCGCGAACGGGGAGTTCCCACCGTCCTGGTAGATGAGCTCGCGGACACCGAGCGCTGCAGCTCGGTCTCCGTGGATGACGAGGAAGGCGGGTATCTGGCCGCCAGGCACCTGCTGGACCTGGGTCGCCGTCGTCTGGCCTTTGTTGGTACGCCCTCCATCCGCCAGGTGGCCAGCCGACTCAAGGGCGCGCAGCGCGCTGTCGGCGAAGTATCGGATGCCAGCATCGAGGTGCTCGACTCCGAAGGGCAGACAGTCCTGACCGGTCGCAAAGTCGGCAACAAGCTGGTGGAAAGAGACCCGGCGGCACGGCCTGAAGCGGTCTTTTGCTCCAACGACCTCCTGGCGCTCGGAGTCATGCAATCCCTGACAATGCTGCGGACGGTGCGCATCCCGGAGGACATCGCCCTCATTGGCTACGACGACATCGATTTCGCCATCTCCGCAGTGGTCCCGTTGTCCTCCATCCGCCAGCCGACAGAAGCGTTGGGCCGGACGGCAATCGAGCTGCTCGCTGAGGAGCAGGACAGCGGCGGAACCAAGCACCGGGCAGTGGTGTTCACGCCCGAACTTGTGGTCCGCCAAAGCACGGCCGGCTCACCCGACTGA
- a CDS encoding putative Helix-turn-helix domain protein (identified by match to protein family HMM PF01381), protein MRERRKALGYTQQALADSIGTSRKFVVDLESGKEGASFGLALKAMRVLGLEITSHESSFHEFAADFARTLNEGDYHYAIRLLGEYTNSSLAAGRALMPAAPSFNDDAYRAALGAVTLWVSAKTGSPAPKWAKNAKASSQPVFLAEKLHPISDRMKDLIRSETPAEIAAMNVWIRERDLATV, encoded by the coding sequence ATGCGCGAGCGACGGAAAGCCCTCGGCTATACGCAACAAGCCCTGGCTGACTCCATAGGGACTTCCCGCAAGTTTGTTGTGGACCTGGAATCAGGAAAGGAAGGTGCATCCTTCGGGTTGGCCCTGAAGGCGATGCGAGTCCTCGGCCTGGAAATAACCTCCCATGAGAGCTCTTTCCATGAATTCGCGGCTGACTTTGCACGCACTCTGAACGAGGGCGACTACCACTACGCCATCCGGTTGCTGGGCGAATACACCAACTCCTCGCTCGCTGCGGGCCGGGCACTGATGCCCGCCGCCCCTTCCTTCAATGACGACGCTTACCGGGCAGCACTTGGCGCAGTCACGCTATGGGTCTCAGCAAAGACCGGCTCTCCCGCACCAAAGTGGGCGAAAAACGCCAAGGCATCGTCGCAGCCGGTTTTCCTGGCCGAGAAGCTCCATCCGATCAGTGACCGAATGAAAGACCTCATTCGTAGTGAGACTCCCGCTGAGATCGCTGCAATGAACGTATGGATCCGCGAGAGAGATTTGGCCACGGTTTGA